A genome region from Chitinophagales bacterium includes the following:
- a CDS encoding sigma-54-dependent Fis family transcriptional regulator encodes MPNILIADDEKAIRKTLKEILEFEGYHVDEAEDGAKALNMIREFDYDLVLCDIKMPKMDGMEVLSKAMAETAETPFIMISGHGTVENAVEATKKGAFDFISKPPDLNRLLITIRNALEKANLQIEAKVLKRKVGKTREIIGESPAIKKIKDTIERVAPTDARVLITGDNGTGKELVARWVHEKSNRANAPLVEINCAAMPGELIESELFGHEKGSFTSAIKTRIGKFEQAHGGTLFLDEIGDMSIAAQAKVLRALQEGKITRVGGDKDISVDVRVIAATNKDLLKESEEGRFRLDLYHRLGVIIIHVPSLNERRDDIPLLAEKFIKEICEDSGISKKLITPKALEELKLMNWSGNIRELRNVMERLVILSGYKVTEEEVRAYVTNTQAKDTPVDLFESFDRFQDFKEHIERLFIEHKLKKFSWNVSKTAEVLDIQRSHLYNKIEKYELRRNL; translated from the coding sequence ATGCCAAACATTTTAATTGCAGATGACGAAAAAGCAATTCGCAAAACACTCAAAGAAATTTTAGAGTTTGAAGGCTACCATGTTGATGAAGCTGAAGATGGTGCCAAGGCACTGAATATGATTCGAGAGTTTGACTACGACTTAGTTCTGTGCGATATTAAGATGCCTAAAATGGACGGCATGGAAGTGCTTTCTAAAGCAATGGCTGAAACAGCAGAAACACCCTTTATTATGATATCGGGACACGGCACGGTAGAAAATGCCGTAGAAGCCACCAAAAAAGGCGCCTTCGATTTTATTTCTAAACCACCGGATTTAAACCGTTTGCTTATTACCATTCGCAATGCTTTAGAAAAAGCCAATTTGCAAATTGAAGCTAAAGTATTAAAAAGAAAAGTTGGCAAAACCCGCGAAATAATTGGCGAATCGCCAGCTATCAAAAAAATAAAAGACACTATTGAAAGAGTAGCGCCTACCGATGCACGCGTACTTATTACAGGCGACAACGGCACCGGCAAAGAATTGGTAGCCCGCTGGGTACACGAAAAAAGCAATCGTGCCAACGCTCCTCTGGTAGAAATAAATTGTGCGGCCATGCCCGGAGAACTTATAGAAAGTGAACTCTTTGGGCACGAAAAAGGCTCCTTTACTTCTGCCATAAAAACACGCATAGGCAAATTTGAGCAAGCGCATGGCGGCACACTTTTCTTAGACGAAATTGGCGACATGAGCATTGCCGCCCAAGCAAAAGTACTGCGCGCTTTACAAGAAGGAAAAATTACCCGAGTAGGTGGCGATAAAGATATTTCGGTTGATGTGCGCGTAATTGCCGCTACCAATAAAGATTTGCTTAAAGAATCGGAAGAAGGCAGATTCCGCCTCGATTTATACCACCGCTTAGGTGTAATTATTATTCATGTTCCTTCGCTCAACGAAAGAAGAGACGATATTCCACTGCTAGCAGAAAAATTCATAAAAGAAATTTGCGAAGACAGCGGCATCTCCAAAAAACTTATTACGCCCAAAGCACTGGAGGAATTAAAACTTATGAACTGGTCGGGCAATATCCGCGAACTGCGCAACGTAATGGAGCGCCTCGTAATTCTTAGCGGATACAAAGTTACTGAAGAAGAAGTGCGTGCTTATGTTACAAACACGCAAGCTAAAGACACACCTGTAGATTTATTTGAATCGTTCGATAGATTTCAAGATTTTAAAGAACATATCGAGCGCTTATTCATAGAACACAAGCTCAAAAAATTCAGTTGGAATGTATCTAAAACCGCAGAAGTATTAGATATTCAGCGCAGCCACTTATACAACAAAATAGAAAAGTACGAACTCAGGAGAAATCTGTAA